Proteins encoded within one genomic window of Candidatus Binatia bacterium:
- a CDS encoding CBS domain-containing protein, whose translation MKTVGDIIKKKGNHVWSVTPGTTVYDTLKLMAEHDIGAVVVLEEGRPVGIFSERDYARQVILKGRTSKDTPVREVMVSRVVFVRPEQSIEECMAVMTDKRVRHLPVLERGTLSGMLSIGDVVKETISEKEFIIEQLANYIQRG comes from the coding sequence ATGAAGACCGTTGGCGACATCATCAAGAAGAAGGGAAATCACGTTTGGTCGGTCACGCCCGGTACGACGGTGTACGACACGCTGAAGCTGATGGCCGAGCATGACATCGGCGCCGTCGTGGTGCTCGAGGAAGGGCGGCCGGTCGGCATCTTCTCGGAGCGCGATTACGCGCGCCAGGTGATCCTCAAGGGCCGGACGTCGAAGGACACCCCTGTCCGGGAGGTCATGGTCTCCCGCGTCGTGTTCGTGCGGCCGGAGCAGAGCATCGAGGAATGCATGGCCGTCATGACCGACAAACGCGTGCGGCACCTGCCGGTCCTGGAACGGGGTACGCTGTCCGGCATGCTGTCCATCGGGGATGTCGTCAAGGAGACGATTTCGGAGAAGGAATTCATCATTGAGCAGCTTGCCAACTACATCCAGAGAGGCTGA